Proteins found in one uncultured Campylobacter sp. genomic segment:
- the tyrS gene encoding tyrosine--tRNA ligase, which translates to MADIQGIMENFKRGVAEIIGEEQIEALIRRYYDSGEVFYVKIGMDPTAADLHLGHAVVLNKLAFLQNHGAIVQFLIGDFTAQIGDPTGKSETRKKLAREVVLQNAKTYEQQVFKILNPAKTKVMFNSEWTNRLGASGMIELSSTFNVARMLERDDFEKRYKAEQPISISEFMYPLLQGYDSVCMKCDIEFGGTDQKFNLLMGRQLQRIYDVGKEQSVVMMPLLVGTDGTNKMSKSLGNYIGVTDTPHDMYGKVMSISDALMWDWYNLLSQKSSEDIELIKGFVADGSIHPKAVKEELASEIVTQFYDENTAFEAKQEFDRVHGAGELPSEIKEYHVSSPAWIVKALISCKLAVSSSDARRLIKSNAVSIDQNKILDEQLQLSSGEYTLQVGKKKFARLKVD; encoded by the coding sequence ATGGCTGACATTCAAGGCATTATGGAAAATTTTAAGCGCGGTGTCGCGGAGATCATCGGCGAAGAGCAAATAGAGGCACTGATTAGGCGCTACTACGACAGCGGCGAGGTCTTTTACGTCAAAATCGGCATGGACCCCACTGCTGCGGATCTGCACCTAGGGCACGCCGTCGTGCTAAATAAGCTTGCATTTTTGCAAAACCACGGCGCGATCGTGCAGTTTCTAATCGGTGATTTTACCGCTCAAATCGGCGATCCTACGGGCAAGAGCGAGACTCGCAAAAAGCTAGCGCGCGAAGTTGTGCTTCAAAACGCCAAAACCTACGAGCAGCAGGTCTTTAAAATTCTAAATCCCGCTAAAACCAAAGTGATGTTTAACTCCGAATGGACCAACCGCCTGGGTGCTAGCGGTATGATCGAGCTATCAAGCACTTTCAATGTTGCCAGGATGCTCGAGCGCGACGACTTTGAGAAGCGCTACAAGGCAGAGCAGCCGATCAGCATCAGCGAGTTTATGTATCCGCTACTGCAGGGATACGACAGCGTTTGCATGAAATGCGATATAGAATTCGGCGGTACCGATCAGAAATTTAATCTTTTAATGGGTCGCCAGCTGCAAAGAATTTATGATGTCGGCAAAGAACAAAGCGTCGTGATGATGCCGCTTTTGGTAGGTACCGACGGCACAAACAAAATGAGCAAGAGCTTAGGCAACTATATCGGCGTAACCGATACGCCTCATGATATGTACGGCAAGGTGATGAGTATCAGCGATGCGTTAATGTGGGATTGGTATAATCTACTAAGCCAAAAGAGCAGCGAAGATATTGAGCTAATAAAAGGCTTCGTGGCGGATGGCTCGATCCATCCCAAGGCGGTTAAGGAGGAGCTTGCCTCCGAGATCGTCACGCAATTTTATGACGAAAACACCGCCTTTGAGGCCAAGCAGGAATTTGACCGCGTCCACGGCGCCGGCGAGCTTCCTAGCGAGATCAAGGAATATCACGTAAGCTCGCCTGCATGGATCGTAAAGGCGTTAATTAGCTGCAAGCTTGCCGTATCCAGCTCGGATGCGCGCAGGCTAATAAAATCAAACGCCGTCAGTATCGATCAAAATAAAATTTTAGATGAGCAGCTTCAGCTTAGCTCGGGCGAATACACGCTTCAAGTAGGGAAGAAAAAATTCGCCAGATTAAAGGTAGATTAA
- a CDS encoding nitronate monooxygenase: MSIKIGKHEIAHPIIQGGMGLGISWDNLAGNVSLNGCLGVISSVGTGYYENLKFAKKSLDGRPYQSENFYSKEALFTIVQNARKICGDAPLGMNVMCAANDYERIVRDTCEAGIDIIISGAGLPTNLPEFTADFPDVALVPIVSSAKALKIIAKRWKQRYDRIPDAVVLEGPLSGGHQGFTYEQCGDPAFALDNLIPQVKAEISQWGNFPLFAAGGIWDKSDIERVKSLGADGVQMGTRFIGTFECDAAEEFKQVLLNAKKEDIRLLKSPVGYPARGIHTNLQDMIAAGTAPKIRCISNCVSPCERGKGANAVGYCIADRLSDAYLGKTQSGLFFTGANGWRLNEIISVKELIEKLINGEDS; encoded by the coding sequence ATGAGTATAAAAATAGGCAAACACGAGATTGCGCACCCGATAATTCAAGGCGGCATGGGACTTGGTATCAGCTGGGATAATCTTGCCGGCAATGTCAGCCTAAACGGCTGTCTAGGCGTCATTAGCTCGGTCGGCACCGGCTACTACGAAAATCTTAAATTTGCCAAAAAATCGCTCGATGGCAGACCATATCAAAGCGAGAATTTTTATAGCAAAGAGGCGCTTTTTACCATCGTGCAAAACGCCCGTAAAATTTGCGGCGATGCGCCTTTGGGGATGAACGTAATGTGTGCGGCGAACGACTACGAACGCATCGTGCGCGACACGTGCGAGGCGGGTATCGACATCATCATAAGCGGCGCCGGGCTTCCTACCAATCTGCCGGAATTTACGGCCGATTTTCCGGACGTCGCGCTCGTACCCATCGTCTCCTCAGCTAAGGCTCTTAAGATCATCGCCAAGCGCTGGAAGCAGCGCTACGACAGAATTCCCGACGCCGTAGTGCTCGAAGGCCCTCTTAGCGGCGGACATCAGGGCTTTACCTACGAGCAGTGCGGCGATCCGGCGTTTGCGCTAGATAATCTAATCCCGCAAGTAAAAGCAGAAATCTCGCAATGGGGCAACTTCCCGCTCTTTGCCGCAGGCGGAATTTGGGATAAGAGCGACATCGAACGCGTGAAATCTTTGGGCGCGGATGGCGTGCAGATGGGTACGCGCTTCATCGGCACCTTTGAATGCGACGCCGCAGAGGAATTTAAGCAAGTACTTCTTAACGCCAAAAAAGAGGACATCCGGCTTCTAAAATCGCCCGTAGGCTATCCCGCGCGCGGCATTCATACTAATCTGCAAGATATGATCGCCGCAGGCACGGCGCCTAAGATCCGCTGTATCAGCAACTGCGTAAGCCCTTGCGAGCGCGGCAAAGGCGCTAATGCCGTAGGATACTGCATCGCCGACCGCCTAAGCGACGCGTATCTGGGTAAAACGCAAAGCGGTCTGTTTTTTACCGGTGCGAACGGATGGCGATTAAACGAGATAATATCCGTGAAGGAATTGATAGAAAAACTTATAAATGGCGAAGATAGTTAA
- a CDS encoding FtsW/RodA/SpoVE family cell cycle protein has product MFKIDKKILAYFDFIQPFLIVPIVVFSYVLISEANDVLSSKQVVYFGVGFAVFTLFFLFPIRKFLYLIPIFYWTNIILLLSVDFFGVSKLGARRWLEIPFVHFTLQPSEVMKPAFILMLMYLIHKNPPPKNGYGLKDFLRLSFYILLPFVLIAKEPDLGTAAILFLTGFAILFIIGVDKKIWLTLIIVFVASSPILYENMHDYQKKRIADFISEEPNYQVKQAIIAIGNGGIYGKDRDEATQTHFKFLPIATSDFIFAYTIERFGFVGAAALIALYALLILHLLSLNYNFKNDYLIRVFTSALASLIFIYAGVNISMVVGFAPVVGVPLPFFSYGGSSFITFMILFGILQNLLTFRMKDNYKTYKIRM; this is encoded by the coding sequence TTGTTTAAAATTGACAAAAAGATTTTAGCATATTTTGATTTCATTCAACCTTTTTTAATCGTGCCGATAGTGGTTTTTTCATACGTTTTAATAAGCGAGGCAAACGACGTGCTATCCTCAAAGCAAGTCGTTTATTTCGGCGTAGGATTTGCCGTTTTTACGCTGTTTTTTCTCTTTCCGATACGCAAATTTTTATATCTGATCCCGATATTTTATTGGACCAACATCATATTGCTGCTTAGCGTCGATTTTTTCGGTGTTAGCAAGCTAGGAGCGAGGCGCTGGCTGGAGATCCCTTTCGTGCATTTTACGCTGCAGCCCAGCGAGGTGATGAAACCCGCATTTATCCTGATGCTGATGTATCTGATACACAAAAATCCGCCGCCGAAAAACGGCTACGGGCTGAAGGATTTTTTGCGCCTTAGCTTCTACATACTTCTGCCTTTTGTTCTGATCGCTAAAGAGCCCGATCTAGGCACCGCCGCGATACTTTTTTTGACGGGATTTGCGATCCTTTTCATCATCGGCGTGGATAAAAAAATTTGGCTCACGCTCATCATCGTTTTTGTGGCCAGCTCGCCGATTTTGTACGAAAACATGCACGATTATCAAAAAAAGCGCATCGCCGATTTCATCAGCGAGGAGCCCAATTACCAGGTCAAGCAGGCGATCATTGCTATCGGAAACGGCGGCATCTACGGCAAGGATAGAGACGAAGCGACGCAGACGCACTTTAAATTTCTACCGATTGCGACGAGCGATTTTATCTTCGCTTATACGATCGAGCGCTTCGGCTTCGTGGGGGCTGCCGCGCTGATCGCGCTGTATGCGCTGCTGATACTGCATCTGCTGAGCCTGAACTACAACTTTAAAAACGATTATCTGATACGGGTCTTTACGAGCGCGCTTGCCTCGCTCATCTTTATCTACGCGGGCGTCAATATCTCGATGGTAGTGGGTTTCGCGCCCGTCGTGGGCGTGCCGCTGCCGTTTTTCAGCTACGGCGGTAGTAGCTTCATCACCTTTATGATCCTCTTTGGAATTTTACAAAATTTGCTGACGTTTAGGATGAAGGATAACTACAAAACCTACAAGATCAGGATGTAA
- a CDS encoding N-acetylmuramoyl-L-alanine amidase: MAKIVKIFLIAAFSCVLAFGASSEAFFAKFDKDFIVATPNYKRSLHKELKSLYQGASDKEVRIKALKRLVYSSKNLGLDSSPYESALAKLQGKASDSSTNSKKLKDENAKNSKSSDEKNASNLAHSPKASASKNSKNSKNSTSKNLKKTRAPEEADLSSLSSEDLEFLRSTRPHGADDAKNSTDDPHGSDSSENPAGADDSLQAQNSADSATTERLDSELRKSSIKKSAPDAKLALASLRGDKNEIVLEFNRDLKRGDYKDFTIASSDNFRFVIDFSARQKSQKTRLKDSFVSDVRVSQYNDKTVRIVLSDPKEFNANVEINGNMMILSTAEGLKAAKSARAEKNKDQKSGRKRGREQDSEPQISTIEESGGAKSTSVAAGKIYKSTKGKLIVIDPGHGGSDSGAVGNGLKEKNVVLATSKKLGALLTKRGYKVLYTRSTDVFINLRSRTAFAAKRNADMFISIHANAAPNASSALKMSGVETFFLSPARSERSKNAAALENRGDLEDMNTFSKQTFLNFLNREKIISSNKLAIDIQSYMLSSVKKSFSSRDGGVREAPFWVLVGATMPAVLVEIGYITHPQEGKNLGKSAYQDRIAQGIANGVDAYFQKNK; this comes from the coding sequence ATGGCGAAGATAGTTAAAATTTTTCTAATCGCAGCTTTTAGCTGCGTATTGGCGTTTGGAGCTTCGAGCGAGGCGTTTTTTGCGAAATTCGACAAGGATTTCATCGTAGCGACGCCGAATTACAAGCGCTCGCTGCACAAGGAGCTAAAATCGCTCTACCAAGGCGCGTCCGATAAAGAGGTCCGCATCAAAGCGCTAAAGAGGCTGGTTTACAGCTCGAAAAATTTAGGACTCGACTCCTCGCCTTATGAATCTGCGCTAGCCAAATTACAAGGCAAAGCAAGCGATAGCAGCACGAATTCTAAAAAGCTCAAAGATGAAAACGCAAAAAATTCCAAAAGCTCGGACGAGAAAAATGCTTCAAATTTAGCGCATAGCCCCAAAGCCTCCGCCTCAAAAAATTCTAAGAATTCAAAAAATTCCACTTCCAAAAATCTCAAAAAGACGCGCGCGCCAGAAGAAGCCGATCTAAGCTCGCTATCTAGCGAGGATTTGGAATTCTTACGCTCGACTAGACCTCACGGCGCGGACGACGCAAAAAATTCAACAGACGATCCGCATGGCAGCGACTCAAGCGAAAATCCCGCAGGAGCCGACGACTCCTTACAAGCGCAGAATTCCGCGGATAGCGCTACGACTGAGCGATTAGATTCTGAGCTTCGCAAAAGCAGTATAAAAAAATCCGCCCCCGATGCCAAACTCGCTTTAGCATCACTGCGCGGCGATAAAAACGAGATCGTACTTGAGTTCAACCGCGATCTAAAGCGCGGCGATTATAAAGATTTTACGATCGCAAGTAGCGATAATTTTCGCTTCGTGATTGATTTTAGCGCGCGGCAAAAATCGCAAAAAACACGGCTTAAAGATAGCTTTGTTAGCGATGTACGCGTCTCGCAATACAACGATAAAACCGTGCGCATCGTACTTAGCGATCCGAAAGAATTCAATGCAAACGTTGAAATTAACGGCAATATGATGATTTTAAGTACGGCTGAAGGCTTAAAAGCCGCAAAATCTGCGCGCGCAGAAAAAAACAAGGATCAAAAATCAGGGCGCAAACGCGGGCGCGAGCAAGATAGCGAGCCGCAAATCAGCACGATAGAGGAATCAGGGGGCGCCAAATCGACCTCTGTGGCCGCCGGTAAAATTTACAAATCCACTAAGGGCAAGCTCATCGTAATCGACCCCGGTCACGGCGGCAGCGATTCTGGCGCGGTCGGAAACGGGCTAAAGGAAAAAAATGTCGTGCTAGCCACATCCAAAAAGCTCGGTGCGCTGCTTACCAAGCGCGGATACAAGGTGCTTTATACGCGCAGCACCGACGTGTTTATAAATTTAAGGTCGCGCACCGCTTTCGCCGCTAAAAGAAATGCTGATATGTTTATTTCGATCCACGCAAACGCCGCTCCTAACGCTAGCTCAGCACTTAAAATGAGCGGTGTGGAGACCTTTTTCTTAAGCCCGGCTAGAAGCGAACGCAGTAAAAACGCCGCCGCGCTCGAAAATAGGGGCGATTTGGAGGATATGAATACCTTTTCAAAGCAGACCTTTTTAAATTTCTTAAATCGCGAGAAGATAATATCCTCAAACAAGCTTGCCATCGATATTCAAAGCTATATGCTAAGCTCGGTCAAAAAGAGCTTTTCAAGCAGAGACGGAGGCGTGCGCGAGGCGCCATTTTGGGTGCTGGTGGGCGCTACGATGCCCGCGGTGCTCGTGGAGATCGGCTACATTACGCACCCGCAGGAGGGTAAAAATTTAGGCAAAAGCGCCTATCAAGACCGCATCGCTCAGGGTATCGCAAACGGCGTGGACGCGTACTTTCAGAAAAACAAGTGA